The following proteins are encoded in a genomic region of Limosilactobacillus reuteri subsp. reuteri:
- a CDS encoding 2-keto-4-pentenoate hydratase, with protein MTELNARQEEFAKALFEAYDTNTPLNEEEWKDVVTDDETAYAVQDAVVKLKGKPTAGYKVSLTSKETQDMFDADSPLYGQQVAERFLQSPADVDLQMLNEPLLEVELTFRAKEDLQPSDTLEDLFHKVTVAGALELPDARFVDWFPDLGKYNVMADCAVGGLVVYGEEHDADSVFENVDDAANVHAVLFKDGEKLKEGVSSEVLGNPFKSLQWLVQKLAEQGKAFTKGQMVSSGTFVLPPKLTAGKWEVEFDSGLGNVVVNAK; from the coding sequence ATGACTGAATTAAACGCACGACAGGAAGAATTTGCTAAGGCTCTTTTTGAAGCTTATGACACTAATACGCCATTAAACGAGGAAGAATGGAAAGATGTTGTTACTGATGATGAAACCGCATATGCAGTTCAAGATGCGGTAGTAAAGTTAAAAGGAAAGCCAACTGCAGGCTATAAAGTTTCGTTAACTAGTAAAGAAACTCAAGACATGTTTGATGCTGATTCACCATTGTACGGACAACAAGTTGCTGAACGATTCCTCCAGTCACCAGCGGATGTTGACTTGCAGATGTTAAATGAACCGTTATTAGAGGTTGAATTAACCTTCCGTGCAAAAGAAGACTTGCAGCCTAGTGATACATTAGAAGATTTATTTCATAAGGTAACTGTTGCGGGTGCCTTAGAATTGCCTGATGCACGTTTTGTCGACTGGTTTCCAGATTTAGGAAAATATAATGTAATGGCTGATTGTGCTGTTGGTGGTCTTGTTGTATATGGTGAAGAACATGATGCAGATAGTGTATTTGAAAACGTTGACGATGCTGCTAATGTTCATGCTGTTTTATTCAAAGATGGTGAGAAATTAAAAGAAGGGGTATCATCAGAAGTTTTGGGCAATCCCTTTAAGTCTCTTCAATGGTTAGTGCAAAAATTAGCTGAACAAGGAAAAGCATTTACCAAGGGCCAAATGGTATCATCCGGAACATTTGTCTTACCACCTAAGCTCACTGCTGGTAAGTGGGAAGTTGAGTTTGATAGCGGTTTAGGAAACGTTGTAGTTAATGCGAAATAA
- the tilS gene encoding tRNA lysidine(34) synthetase TilS has protein sequence MTDLQQAFERHLVRSRFFATQDKVVVAVSTGVDSMVLLDLLQHLSSKNRPQIIVAHMNHELRKQSQLEERFIRQYCKQNDLKLAVTHWPQDLHPQTGIENAARQARYQFFRKVMKDNRASILLTAHHQNDLAETMLMKMTRGGQLSQLVGIRDRRPFASGTLIRPLLPFSKQQLKKYALQHHLKWYEDKTNKDLNIQRNRFRHAIIPMLEEENPQLLSHLESYHQQLTDLLTWRDQEVADQLAACFDQQGRMILASLAKNKEIIRKEILRQWFNQQGIYDIKDQQLDELLEALENEQKPQQIIELPHRYILAKSYATCALKKLDNPLENLQKPQDHVIKLEQWYQVDPINLMAVSAERSFFKDEEQVVSQWLAPDQFPLRLRQWRQKDRIRLKNGHHQLVKRVLINQKVSRKQRDQQMVLVDAHDEVVWIVNQKWSWFERPTGYQLTWQPCFIGIKNKEKKVNE, from the coding sequence ATGACGGATTTACAACAAGCATTTGAGCGACACCTAGTAAGGAGTCGCTTTTTTGCTACCCAGGATAAGGTAGTAGTTGCCGTTTCAACCGGGGTCGATTCGATGGTTCTGTTAGATCTCTTGCAGCACTTGTCGTCAAAGAATCGTCCCCAGATTATCGTTGCCCATATGAACCATGAGTTACGAAAACAAAGCCAGCTTGAAGAACGATTCATTCGGCAATATTGTAAACAAAATGATTTAAAACTAGCGGTTACACACTGGCCACAAGATCTTCATCCACAGACTGGGATCGAAAACGCTGCTCGGCAAGCCCGCTACCAATTTTTCCGGAAAGTAATGAAAGATAATCGGGCAAGCATTCTGCTCACGGCACACCACCAAAATGATCTAGCAGAAACAATGCTGATGAAGATGACTCGTGGTGGTCAGTTGAGTCAATTAGTGGGAATACGGGATCGGCGCCCATTTGCTTCTGGAACCTTAATTCGGCCACTCTTACCCTTTAGTAAACAGCAGCTAAAGAAATATGCTTTACAGCATCATCTTAAGTGGTATGAGGATAAGACAAATAAGGACTTGAACATTCAACGGAATCGATTTCGGCATGCGATAATTCCAATGCTTGAAGAGGAAAATCCCCAGTTGCTTTCCCACCTCGAAAGCTATCATCAACAGTTAACGGATCTCCTTACCTGGCGTGACCAAGAAGTTGCAGATCAATTAGCAGCATGTTTTGATCAACAAGGAAGAATGATCCTGGCAAGTTTAGCGAAAAACAAGGAAATTATTCGAAAAGAAATTTTACGACAATGGTTTAATCAACAAGGAATATATGATATTAAGGACCAGCAACTTGATGAATTGTTGGAGGCCTTAGAAAACGAGCAAAAGCCACAGCAAATCATTGAATTGCCGCACCGATATATTCTTGCGAAATCCTACGCTACTTGTGCGTTAAAAAAATTGGATAATCCGCTTGAGAACCTACAAAAGCCCCAAGATCATGTGATAAAATTGGAACAATGGTATCAAGTAGATCCAATAAACTTAATGGCAGTGTCAGCTGAAAGATCGTTTTTCAAGGATGAAGAGCAGGTAGTTTCGCAATGGCTTGCTCCTGATCAATTTCCGCTGCGGCTACGGCAATGGCGACAAAAAGATCGTATTCGCTTAAAAAATGGCCATCACCAATTAGTCAAACGGGTTCTAATCAACCAAAAAGTTTCCCGAAAACAGCGTGACCAGCAAATGGTCCTGGTTGATGCGCATGACGAGGTCGTCTGGATAGTTAATCAAAAGTGGAGTTGGTTTGAACGGCCAACCGGCTATCAGCTGACATGGCAGCCATGTTTTATTGGAATAAAAAATAAGGAGAAGAAAGTAAATGAATAA
- the codA gene encoding cytosine deaminase has protein sequence MLLKNVHVDNHEEVVDVRILNGKFSEIKANLAPHDGEEVIDGKENLLLPPFVDSHVHLDATLTAGQPEWNETGTLFDGIRIWSERKQDLTKEDVKSRAKKTLLNMVGHGIQHVRSHVDVTDPHLIAARALLELREELKDQIDLQLVAFPQEGILSYPHGRELMEQAVKEGLDVVGGIPHFEFTTEYGWQSVHFLMALADKYDRLVDVHCDEIDDPASRNLEVLATEAYERGMKDRVTASHTTAMGSYNDAYTYKLFRLLKMSDINFVSNPLVNVHLGGRFDTYPKRRGVTRIKELTGAGINVSFGEDDIQDPWNPLGDGNMLDAVTMGVYIAHLMGYHQLQDAFNYVTYNGAKTLHISDNYGIEVGKPANCILLNAHDFYNALNKHVEVLYNIRHGKVLAETKPAETKVNIK, from the coding sequence ATGCTATTAAAAAATGTCCATGTTGATAATCATGAAGAAGTAGTCGATGTTCGAATTCTCAATGGAAAATTTAGTGAGATTAAGGCTAACTTAGCGCCCCATGATGGTGAAGAGGTTATTGACGGTAAAGAAAATTTACTTTTGCCACCATTTGTTGATTCTCATGTTCACTTAGATGCTACGCTTACTGCTGGTCAGCCAGAATGGAATGAAACCGGGACTTTATTTGATGGTATCCGGATTTGGAGTGAACGGAAACAAGATTTAACTAAGGAAGATGTTAAATCGCGTGCGAAAAAGACATTACTAAATATGGTTGGGCATGGAATTCAACACGTACGGAGCCATGTTGATGTGACTGATCCTCATTTGATTGCTGCCCGTGCTCTCCTCGAATTGCGTGAAGAATTAAAAGACCAAATCGACTTGCAGTTGGTTGCTTTTCCACAAGAAGGCATTCTTAGCTATCCTCATGGACGTGAATTAATGGAGCAGGCGGTCAAAGAAGGATTAGATGTCGTTGGTGGTATTCCCCATTTTGAGTTTACAACTGAATATGGGTGGCAATCTGTTCATTTCTTAATGGCCCTCGCAGATAAGTACGATCGTTTAGTTGACGTCCACTGTGATGAAATCGATGACCCAGCTTCGCGTAACCTTGAAGTTTTAGCGACCGAAGCTTATGAACGAGGGATGAAGGACCGGGTCACGGCAAGTCATACGACAGCGATGGGCTCATATAATGATGCTTATACTTATAAATTATTCCGTCTATTAAAGATGAGTGATATTAATTTTGTATCTAATCCATTAGTTAATGTTCACCTTGGCGGCCGTTTCGATACTTACCCAAAGCGTCGCGGCGTTACTCGGATTAAGGAATTAACAGGAGCTGGGATTAATGTTTCCTTTGGGGAAGATGATATCCAAGATCCGTGGAATCCTCTCGGCGATGGTAACATGTTAGATGCAGTTACGATGGGTGTTTATATTGCTCACTTGATGGGGTATCACCAACTGCAAGATGCCTTTAATTACGTAACCTATAACGGTGCTAAGACATTGCATATTAGTGATAATTATGGAATTGAAGTAGGAAAACCGGCAAACTGTATCTTATTGAATGCCCACGATTTCTATAATGCTCTTAATAAGCATGTTGAAGTTCTTTATAATATTCGTCATGGGAAAGTCCTTGCCGAGACGAAACCAGCTGAAACCAAAGTTAATATCAAATAA
- the pth gene encoding aminoacyl-tRNA hydrolase, with product MKMIVGLGNIGTRYDETRHNTGFMVVDQLARDYHLGAFTHLKQEAVAVSGVINGEKVMLVKPTTFMNDSGRAVGPLVDYYDIDLDDLVIVNDDLDMPVGKVRLKTHGASGGHNGLKSIISVLGTKNFNRVKVGIDHPQHGTVVSHVLGKFSKEERPKFDQAVEQAEHALEDWINGEDFAKLMNAYN from the coding sequence ATGAAAATGATTGTTGGCTTAGGAAACATTGGGACGCGGTATGATGAAACCCGTCATAATACTGGCTTTATGGTGGTTGATCAACTAGCACGAGATTATCATCTAGGAGCATTCACCCACCTAAAACAAGAAGCAGTCGCAGTCAGTGGGGTAATTAATGGTGAAAAAGTAATGTTGGTCAAGCCGACGACGTTCATGAATGATTCAGGACGAGCAGTCGGACCATTAGTAGACTATTATGATATTGACTTGGATGATCTCGTAATTGTTAATGACGACTTGGATATGCCAGTTGGCAAAGTACGTTTAAAAACACATGGGGCTTCAGGCGGTCATAATGGACTTAAAAGCATTATCAGCGTGTTAGGAACCAAGAACTTTAATCGGGTAAAAGTAGGGATTGACCATCCCCAACATGGAACAGTGGTTAGTCATGTCTTAGGTAAATTTTCTAAAGAAGAACGTCCTAAATTTGACCAAGCAGTTGAACAAGCTGAGCATGCATTAGAAGACTGGATTAATGGAGAAGACTTTGCCAAGTTAATGAATGCTTATAATTAA
- a CDS encoding cytosine permease yields MKEQKGTTIFSIPMKNRKTNTWDMFATWVGANANNGTWFVGGVLAACGFSVAMKVLVLSSALSYVFLSLVGYIGYKTGVSTMTLSRASFGERGSYLPSLVNITQFIGWTAVNTFIAAQSVSILFHDLLGWPVWGQHGGYLGLVVGIIIMSILHIISVSSGSRSVQMIERLGIILVLVFVIWESVAVFRTVSFSQIVNWHVPAQSKMAVGAAVDYVAAFNLAWVTAGADFTRFTAKEKNATLTPFLGALLGVVWFAFIGLISTISIAISSGVYNANNSDPSTIASKLGLGVVALLVIILTSMTANAVNLLAAGSALSNIFIKLKLKYSLWIVVLLATVVTFIPMFVGSFLSAFESFLDYVGMVLGPTIAIICTDFYFRAHRQYDVDELGKVGGKYWYRGGVNWVAIIVFAIGVAFFLGVHQLPIFVNTIGATFIDMCLSGILYYGIMLLVDRKEDELCY; encoded by the coding sequence GTGAAAGAACAAAAGGGGACAACAATTTTTAGTATTCCAATGAAGAACAGAAAGACTAATACTTGGGATATGTTTGCCACGTGGGTCGGGGCAAATGCTAATAATGGGACATGGTTTGTCGGCGGAGTGCTCGCCGCTTGTGGATTTTCGGTTGCCATGAAGGTCTTAGTATTGTCATCTGCCTTATCATATGTATTTTTAAGTTTGGTAGGTTACATTGGTTATAAGACTGGGGTATCGACGATGACTTTAAGCCGTGCCTCATTTGGTGAACGGGGCAGTTATCTCCCATCATTAGTTAATATTACCCAATTTATTGGTTGGACAGCGGTTAATACTTTTATTGCGGCCCAATCGGTAAGCATTCTTTTCCATGACTTACTAGGATGGCCTGTGTGGGGACAGCATGGCGGCTATTTAGGGCTAGTAGTCGGGATTATTATCATGAGTATTCTCCATATCATTAGTGTTTCTAGCGGATCACGTTCAGTCCAAATGATTGAACGCTTAGGGATAATCCTTGTTCTTGTATTCGTCATTTGGGAGTCAGTGGCTGTTTTTCGAACTGTTTCCTTTAGTCAAATTGTAAATTGGCATGTTCCTGCGCAATCAAAAATGGCAGTCGGTGCGGCGGTCGATTATGTAGCAGCTTTTAATTTAGCTTGGGTAACTGCCGGCGCTGATTTCACCCGCTTTACTGCTAAAGAAAAGAACGCAACTTTGACGCCATTTCTTGGGGCTTTACTAGGGGTTGTATGGTTTGCTTTTATCGGCTTGATTTCAACAATTAGTATTGCGATTTCAAGTGGGGTATATAACGCAAATAACTCTGATCCGTCAACGATTGCTAGTAAGTTAGGACTGGGGGTAGTTGCCCTTCTTGTTATTATTTTGACCTCGATGACGGCCAATGCTGTTAACTTATTAGCGGCCGGATCAGCTCTTTCAAATATCTTTATAAAGCTCAAATTAAAGTATTCATTATGGATCGTAGTATTGCTTGCGACAGTTGTGACCTTTATTCCGATGTTTGTCGGTAGTTTCTTGAGTGCTTTTGAATCGTTCCTTGACTATGTGGGGATGGTGTTAGGCCCGACGATTGCTATTATTTGTACTGATTTTTATTTCCGTGCTCACCGGCAATATGATGTTGATGAATTAGGTAAAGTTGGTGGAAAATATTGGTATCGCGGAGGCGTCAACTGGGTAGCAATTATTGTTTTTGCTATCGGGGTTGCCTTCTTCTTAGGGGTTCATCAGTTGCCAATCTTTGTAAATACGATTGGGGCCACATTTATTGATATGTGTTTGAGTGGTATTCTATATTATGGAATTATGTTGCTGGTTGACCGAAAGGAAGATGAATTATGCTATTAA
- the cbpA gene encoding cyclic di-AMP binding protein CbpA yields the protein MIFNSLIKPKATLTTLPETATLDEALTVLEDTGYRCVPVLDKSGKIFRGNIYKMHLYRHKARQGDMHLPVTALLKNATKFISINAAFFSIFFAIRDLPYIAVLDNNNQFYGILTHNSLLRMLAAGWNVNNGSYVLTVITPDERGALVTAAKEITRFCQIVNVISLDPKDETMKRVLYTLPADVTKEKMERIVKRLEKKGLEVSEIEDLHQSY from the coding sequence ATGATTTTCAATTCATTAATCAAACCCAAAGCAACCTTAACAACTCTTCCAGAAACAGCGACATTGGATGAGGCTCTGACTGTCTTGGAGGATACCGGCTATCGGTGTGTCCCAGTTCTTGATAAGTCAGGAAAGATCTTTCGGGGAAATATTTATAAGATGCATCTTTACCGGCATAAAGCACGACAGGGGGATATGCATTTACCGGTAACTGCATTATTAAAGAATGCTACTAAATTTATCTCAATTAACGCGGCTTTCTTCTCTATCTTCTTTGCTATTCGAGACCTTCCATATATTGCGGTATTGGATAACAATAATCAGTTTTATGGGATTTTAACCCATAATAGTCTTTTACGGATGTTAGCTGCTGGCTGGAACGTGAATAATGGGAGTTATGTTTTAACTGTTATTACTCCTGATGAACGGGGAGCGCTGGTAACGGCTGCCAAAGAAATCACTCGTTTTTGTCAGATCGTAAATGTCATTTCACTCGATCCCAAAGACGAGACAATGAAACGAGTCTTATACACCTTGCCTGCTGATGTTACTAAAGAAAAGATGGAACGAATTGTTAAACGACTTGAGAAAAAAGGGTTGGAAGTTTCAGAAATTGAAGACTTGCACCAAAGCTATTAA
- a CDS encoding S1 domain-containing RNA-binding protein, with amino-acid sequence MAIEVGAKVSGKVSGITNFGAFVDLDDNQTGLVHISQISDKYIKDVHDVLAVGDEVTAKVTRIGDDGKIALSIKAAAPREHQDHHENNHHRENNHRDFHHERNNNFRGHNDNFRGGFSGRHHNSHQHEDFNDMLAGYLKESESRLSTLKRQTDGKRGGRGGRRS; translated from the coding sequence ATGGCAATTGAAGTTGGAGCAAAGGTTTCAGGTAAAGTTTCAGGAATCACTAATTTTGGTGCATTCGTTGATTTAGATGACAATCAGACAGGGCTAGTACACATCAGTCAAATCTCTGATAAATATATCAAGGATGTTCATGATGTATTGGCTGTCGGGGATGAAGTTACAGCAAAAGTAACACGGATTGGTGATGACGGTAAGATTGCTCTTTCAATCAAGGCCGCAGCTCCTCGTGAACATCAAGATCATCATGAAAATAACCATCATCGTGAAAATAATCACCGGGATTTTCATCACGAACGGAATAATAATTTCCGTGGTCACAATGACAACTTCCGTGGTGGTTTTAGCGGTCGCCACCATAACAGTCACCAACACGAAGACTTTAATGACATGTTAGCTGGCTACCTAAAGGAAAGTGAATCACGTTTATCTACTTTGAAGCGTCAAACTGATGGTAAGCGTGGTGGCCGTGGTGGTCGACGGAGCTAA
- a CDS encoding FtsB family cell division protein, whose product MKGQSDSKISQLNTPYARQVSNQKTYNRHVHKRRCQRIIAVFLVIFLIFGIQIFQSKRTLADINGNIRHAQSQLTKQKQKNQQLQRQIKLLHNPEYIQQVIRAKYNYSKKGEIIYNLN is encoded by the coding sequence ATGAAAGGACAATCTGATAGCAAAATTTCACAATTAAATACCCCATATGCCCGCCAAGTTTCGAATCAAAAAACATATAATCGGCATGTGCATAAGCGCCGTTGTCAGCGGATTATTGCCGTTTTTTTGGTTATATTCTTAATCTTTGGAATTCAGATATTTCAGAGTAAACGGACATTAGCGGATATTAATGGCAATATTCGACACGCACAATCACAATTAACAAAACAAAAGCAAAAGAATCAACAACTGCAACGTCAAATTAAGTTGTTGCATAATCCCGAATATATTCAGCAGGTTATCCGTGCCAAGTATAACTACTCTAAGAAGGGCGAGATAATCTATAATTTGAACTAA
- a CDS encoding RNA-binding S4 domain-containing protein, whose amino-acid sequence MRLDKFLKVSRIIKRRSIAKEIADQGRILINGQPAKSSSRVAVGDTLTIKFGNKTETVKINRIVETTKKSEAEDMYEIIDETYAESFDQL is encoded by the coding sequence ATGAGATTAGATAAATTTTTAAAAGTATCACGAATTATTAAACGTCGATCAATCGCTAAGGAAATCGCGGATCAAGGACGGATCTTAATTAATGGGCAACCAGCAAAATCATCCAGTCGGGTAGCGGTTGGTGATACTTTAACAATTAAGTTTGGTAATAAGACCGAAACAGTTAAGATTAATCGGATTGTTGAAACGACGAAAAAGAGTGAAGCGGAAGATATGTATGAAATTATTGATGAAACTTACGCGGAATCCTTTGACCAACTATAA
- the mfd gene encoding transcription-repair coupling factor — MVQIENLIEKTPSFKQITADLQPKNHQLITGISGSARTELLSALSKEGQRPILVVTDTISHMQELASDLENLLPANRVYQFPVEEVLAAEVATSSPNYRLQRVLALNALINNEPAVVVASAAGLRRNIISPEYFAQSSLKIKTGGEVDPVKIRQQLSAMGYQYQKMVLRPGDFAIRGSIIDIYALNTDNPVRIDLFDTEVDSLRYFDASTQRSIDNVEEVQILPATDFIIPATEFSRVYEALDTEYKKVVKELSADDADIKQQVANRFEPLLNALKNQHLPNELLEFSNLVYPTKHSLFDYLPDDGTIYFDDLTRIKQFAKQMTQEDAGWFKDKVAHHQLTDVPDLSNDVSTIIKKDLHPQIYGALFKKGLGNIKLSQITDLKSRTMQRFFGQMPLLKAELQRWIDQGQTVILMANSPERRKQIAQTLADFDITATETELTNIKPNVVQIVAANLNNGFEMPLAGLVVITESEMFKQVKRVHHRPQKLANAERLKNYTDLKPGDYVVHVNHGIGIFSGIKTMEVDHVHQDYMIINYRDNAQIYVPVTQLNLVQKYVSSESKTPHINKLGGNEWAKTKRRVSSKIEDIADELVDLYAKREAEKGYAFPKDDYLQKQFDANFPYNETRDQLRSIDEIKEDMEKPKPMDRLLVGDVGYGKTEVAMRAIFKAVTGGKQVAFLVPTTVLAQQHYNTLMRRFEGFPINIALMSRFKTPKELKETEAGLKDGSVDVVVGTHRILSKDVEFKDLGLLIVDEEQRFGVKHKEKLKQLKNNVDVLTLTATPIPRTLHMSMLGVRDLSVLETPPAGRYPIQTYVMEQNSSAIRDGIIREMQRGGQVYYLHNRVHDIEETVAWLQELVPEARIGYINGQMSENELETVLYEFIQGNYDVLVTTSIIETGVDIPNANTLFVENADRMGLAQLYQIRGRIGRSNRVAYAYFMYQPNKVLTELGEKRLAAIRDFTELGSGFKIAMRDLAIRGAGNLLGKQQHGFIDSVGYDLYSAMLSDAVAKKQGKKQTIHSDAEVELGVEAYLPTDYIADQRQKIELYKTIRQAKTDEEIIDIQGDLIDRFGDYPAPVGTLLLVSQLKNHADLAMIAEIKRQRDNINIKFTERASRLIKAPAIIKEIANTRFKATIGEDNQQLTIRLVIQPKMTTDDWLHQLLQFVTALGNVMQADEKGAEK, encoded by the coding sequence ATGGTGCAAATAGAAAATTTAATCGAGAAGACGCCATCATTTAAACAAATTACGGCTGACCTCCAACCCAAGAACCATCAATTGATAACGGGAATTTCTGGATCAGCGCGAACTGAATTGCTAAGTGCTCTTTCTAAAGAAGGGCAGCGACCAATTTTAGTAGTGACCGACACAATTTCCCATATGCAGGAATTAGCTAGTGATTTAGAGAACCTTCTTCCTGCCAATCGTGTTTATCAGTTTCCGGTTGAAGAGGTTTTAGCAGCGGAAGTAGCAACTAGTTCTCCTAACTATCGTCTTCAACGGGTACTGGCCTTAAATGCGTTGATTAATAACGAACCGGCAGTTGTAGTTGCGTCTGCTGCGGGGTTACGGCGCAATATTATTTCACCAGAATACTTTGCTCAGTCCTCGTTAAAGATTAAGACTGGCGGGGAAGTGGATCCAGTAAAAATTCGGCAACAATTAAGCGCAATGGGGTACCAATATCAAAAAATGGTCTTGCGTCCTGGTGATTTTGCGATTCGTGGATCGATTATTGATATCTATGCCTTAAATACTGATAATCCGGTTAGAATTGATCTTTTTGATACAGAAGTTGATTCACTTCGGTATTTTGATGCTAGTACCCAACGGAGTATTGATAATGTTGAAGAAGTTCAGATACTGCCAGCGACAGACTTTATTATCCCAGCGACAGAATTTTCGCGGGTGTATGAAGCCCTTGATACTGAATACAAAAAGGTAGTGAAGGAGTTAAGTGCTGACGATGCTGATATTAAACAGCAGGTGGCTAACCGCTTTGAACCATTATTGAACGCGCTTAAGAACCAGCATTTGCCTAATGAACTTTTAGAATTTAGCAACCTAGTTTATCCGACAAAGCATTCCTTATTTGATTATCTTCCTGATGATGGGACAATTTACTTTGATGACTTGACGCGGATAAAGCAATTTGCCAAGCAGATGACCCAGGAAGATGCAGGCTGGTTTAAAGATAAGGTTGCTCACCATCAATTAACGGATGTTCCAGATCTTAGCAATGACGTATCGACCATAATAAAAAAAGACCTGCATCCGCAAATTTATGGCGCCCTATTTAAAAAAGGTCTCGGTAATATTAAACTTAGCCAAATTACTGACCTAAAAAGCAGAACCATGCAACGTTTCTTTGGGCAAATGCCACTACTGAAAGCTGAACTTCAACGGTGGATTGATCAAGGGCAAACGGTAATCCTGATGGCTAATAGTCCAGAACGACGAAAGCAAATTGCCCAAACGCTTGCTGACTTTGATATCACCGCAACAGAAACTGAATTAACAAATATCAAGCCGAATGTTGTGCAAATTGTTGCTGCTAACTTAAACAATGGGTTTGAAATGCCGCTTGCTGGGCTGGTGGTTATTACAGAAAGCGAGATGTTTAAGCAGGTAAAAAGGGTTCATCATCGTCCACAAAAACTTGCCAATGCCGAACGGTTAAAAAATTATACTGACCTTAAACCGGGTGACTATGTAGTTCATGTCAATCATGGAATTGGGATTTTTAGTGGAATTAAGACGATGGAAGTTGACCATGTTCACCAAGACTACATGATCATCAATTACCGAGATAACGCTCAGATATATGTTCCAGTAACCCAGCTAAACCTTGTCCAAAAGTATGTATCATCAGAATCTAAGACCCCGCATATCAACAAGCTTGGCGGTAACGAATGGGCAAAGACTAAGCGACGCGTTTCTTCAAAAATTGAAGATATCGCTGATGAATTAGTTGACTTATATGCTAAGCGAGAAGCGGAGAAGGGGTATGCTTTTCCGAAAGACGATTATCTCCAAAAACAATTTGATGCTAATTTCCCATATAATGAGACTCGTGATCAGTTGCGGAGTATTGATGAAATTAAAGAGGATATGGAAAAGCCAAAGCCGATGGATCGACTATTGGTGGGGGATGTCGGCTATGGTAAAACCGAAGTTGCAATGCGGGCAATTTTTAAGGCAGTCACTGGAGGAAAGCAGGTTGCCTTCCTTGTACCAACAACTGTTCTTGCCCAGCAACATTACAACACCCTCATGCGCCGGTTTGAAGGCTTCCCAATCAACATTGCCTTAATGTCACGTTTCAAGACGCCGAAAGAGCTAAAAGAGACAGAAGCAGGATTAAAGGATGGAAGCGTCGATGTTGTTGTTGGGACCCACCGAATCCTATCAAAGGATGTTGAGTTTAAGGATCTTGGGCTGTTAATTGTTGATGAGGAACAGCGCTTTGGGGTTAAGCACAAGGAAAAACTAAAGCAATTAAAAAATAATGTTGATGTTTTAACCTTAACGGCAACCCCGATCCCCCGGACATTACACATGTCAATGCTGGGTGTACGAGATTTATCAGTCCTTGAAACACCGCCAGCTGGTCGTTACCCAATCCAAACCTATGTAATGGAGCAAAATAGTAGTGCGATTCGCGATGGGATTATTCGTGAAATGCAACGCGGCGGACAGGTTTATTACCTTCATAATCGTGTTCATGACATTGAAGAGACAGTGGCATGGTTACAAGAACTTGTTCCTGAAGCCCGGATTGGCTATATTAATGGTCAGATGAGTGAAAATGAACTGGAGACAGTCCTCTATGAGTTTATTCAAGGAAATTATGATGTATTAGTGACTACCTCGATTATTGAAACGGGGGTTGATATCCCGAATGCGAATACCCTCTTTGTTGAAAATGCTGATCGGATGGGGTTAGCACAGCTATATCAGATTCGCGGACGGATTGGCCGTAGTAATCGGGTGGCTTATGCTTACTTTATGTATCAGCCTAATAAGGTCCTAACCGAATTAGGAGAAAAGCGGCTAGCTGCAATTCGTGATTTTACCGAGTTGGGGTCTGGATTTAAGATTGCGATGCGGGATCTTGCTATTCGGGGAGCTGGTAACCTTTTGGGAAAACAACAACATGGGTTTATCGATTCTGTTGGTTATGACCTATATTCGGCGATGCTTAGTGATGCGGTAGCTAAAAAGCAGGGTAAGAAGCAAACTATTCACTCCGATGCCGAAGTTGAGTTAGGGGTTGAAGCTTACCTGCCAACGGATTATATTGCAGATCAACGGCAAAAGATTGAATTATATAAGACAATTCGCCAAGCTAAGACGGATGAAGAAATTATTGATATTCAAGGTGACTTGATTGATCGGTTTGGTGATTATCCAGCACCGGTTGGGACGCTGTTGCTTGTGAGCCAATTGAAGAATCATGCTGACCTGGCAATGATTGCTGAAATTAAACGGCAACGGGATAATATTAATATTAAATTTACCGAACGTGCTAGCCGCTTAATTAAAGCCCCTGCAATAATTAAGGAGATAGCTAATACGCGGTTTAAAGCGACGATTGGTGAAGATAATCAGCAACTAACGATTCGGCTGGTTATTCAACCTAAAATGACTACTGATGATTGGCTTCACCAGCTACTACAATTTGTAACGGCTTTAGGAAATGTTATGCAAGCCGATGAAAAAGGAGCGGAAAAATGA